The Piliocolobus tephrosceles isolate RC106 unplaced genomic scaffold, ASM277652v3 unscaffolded_33909, whole genome shotgun sequence genomic sequence AAGAGACTGGAGTTATTACAATTAAAACTCAGAGTAAAAGCCTTCCTGGGCTGAGACTAGACCTCTAATGGAGAGATATATTCCAACTGCTGCTGTTACCTCTGAAGAGGCACTTTCTCGGGCTCTGAAAAAACTGGTAAACTGAAACAATTACTGCTCCTAAGGCAAGGGGATGTTCTTGGGAGAATCTCAGTAAGGACAGCAAATAAACAGGAAAAGGAGATCTATTCTTCCATTCTCTTGCCTTTCTATGTTTCCCTAGTACCTCCTAATAGCAGAACCTAGCAGGATCCCACTAGAAGGAACTTGGAAAACGCAGCTTGCTGATCCCCATCATGGCATCATAGCAAATTTATTGCACAGAAATGTGGCTAAAGATCAAGATTATTAGTAAATAATCTTGTGCTAGTCTAAAGCAGCCGGAACCTGCTTTTGCTGCTCTCGCATGACTGCAGGCTGGCCACGATCTGGCTCTCGATGGCTTGGACCCAGGCATCCCGCTCCTCATACGTAATGGCTTCAAAGTGCCATGTTTGGCCAGTGAGGGACACAATGATAAAGTTTTCGTCTTGTTCTTCAGCAGTGCCAGGCAGGCCATTGTCTTTTAATTTGTTGGTGCTTTTCTTCCTttggtgtttctttttgttgGCATGAGAAGAGGGGGGTGGGTTGAGCTTGGGGCTGGTGGTGCTGGAGATATTGGGGCTGGAGCATATGGAGTCATCAAGTCCGGTGTCTGAATTGGCTGAGGTACACAGACTGTTCATGTCCGTGGATAGCGCATTGCCTTTAGAGCTGGAAATGGGCACGCAGGCCAGTGTGCTTAGGGGTGGCCTCTTTCCTGAGACTTTGATGGTAGATGTTCGAAGGTCAATCTCTTTTTTGTGAATATTCTTCATATAATCACCTAAGCTTGAATAATAGGTGAGGACGCCATTGTCACAGAGGGtgacatatttctttttccatttcttcagccATTTCCCACTTAGCTTTAAGAGCATGCCCTGTTTAATGGGGATGGCTCTGCCGCTCCCGATGGTGTCAGCATGACTCTCCCAGGCTTTGTTCTCTTTGTCTGGGTCACTCCCTTTCTCAGATGTAAACAGCTTGGACCAGCGCTTGGACTGCTTGCGAACGGGCGTGGGTGTGTTGGCAGAGGGAGGAACATTGACCTGAAGGTCCTCCTGGCTGGTGCTGGGAGTCGATGGAATGGACGAGGAATAGTTATTTAAATTCCCACCTCCATTTCTTGTCTGCGTAATGTGCATGGTGGAAACCTGTGTGGAACAGAAGGAGGAATGGCTTCAAGAATTGGGTAGTGACTTGGGTCCTATAGACAGCTCacaattaccttttaaaaagatacattttctgggccaggcacagtggctcacacctgtaatcccagcacttaggcaggccgaggtgggtggatcacgaggtcaggagttcaagactatcctggccaacatggtgaaaccctgtctttactaaaaaaaataataataataattagctgggcacagtggcgcatgcctgtaatccca encodes the following:
- the LOC111552000 gene encoding arf-GAP with GTPase, ANK repeat and PH domain-containing protein 11-like, producing DADGSLSIFDEQLYSFTVSTMHITQTRNGGGNLNNYSSSIPSTPSTSQEDLQVNVPPSANTPTPVRKQSKRWSKLFTSEKGSDPDKENKAWESHADTIGSGRAIPIKQGMLLKLSGKWLKKWKKKYVTLCDNGVLTYYSSLGDYMKNIHKKEIDLRTSTIKVSGKRPPLSTLACVPISSSKGNALSTDMNSLCTSANSDTGLDDSICSSPNISSTTSPKLNPPPSSHANKKKHQRKKSTNKLKDNGLPGTAEEQDENFIIVSLTGQTWHFEAITYEERDAWVQAIESQIVASLQSCESSKSRFRLL